The Deltaproteobacteria bacterium sequence TGCCCGTGGTGTTGCCGGTGGTGTTGCCCGCGAGCGTGCCCGTGGTGTTGCCGGTCGTCGAGGAGCTCTCGGTGGAGCCGTTGGTGGCCGTGGTTCCGGTGGTGTTGCTGGCGCCAGTGCTGCTGCCCGTGCTGTTGCCCGAGGTGTTGTTGCCCGAGGTCACGTGGCCGGTGGTGCTGCCATGGGTGCTGCCGCTGGTGCTGGTGGACGTGCTCTGGGTGCTGTCACAGGCCGAGGCCAGGGCGGCCACGAACGCGGCGGCAACGATTCGCTTCAGCATGGTTGCTCCTTGGATATCCGGCCTGAGTCAGTCCGAACGAAGGCGCGACTTGTACACGATCGCATTTCAGGTCGTCTAGCCGGGCCGTCCGCCGGCCGACATCCCTCGTGAAGCCCTCTCAAATCGGACCGTCGAGGCCGGCTGGACCGGATGCGGGGCCCTGATTTGCGACGCTTGCCGCCTCGCAAGGCGGGATCAGACGTTCCCTCTACGAGTCATGAGTACTTGGTAACCGAATTGAATAATGAGAACCATCTCACACTTGTCCGAGCGACGAGCGTTCTGGCCTCACATCCGGTAGATCGGAAATCGCGATGGCGCTCCTTTGTGTGGAAGACGAGCTTCGCGTCCGCGCGTTCGTGTCGCGCGGGCTGCGTGAAGAGGGCTACGTGGTGCTCGAGGCCGGCGACGCCGCGGCCGCGCGCGAGCTCCTGCAGCGGGAGGCCGTGGAGCTGGTGCTCCTCGACTGGATGCTGCCGGGGACCTCGGGCCTGGACCTGCTCAAGCAACTCCGCGCCGAAGGCGCCATGGTGCCGGTGGTGATGCTCACCGCCCGCGACGCGCTCGCCGACCGGGTGGCCGCGCTCAACAGCGGCGCCGACGACTACCTCACCAAGCCCTTCGCCTTCGACGAGCTGCTCGCGCGCGTGCGCGCGGTTCTTCGCCGGGTGCAGGGCCGCGCCGAGACCGAGCTCAAGTGCGCCGACCTGGTGCTGGATCCGGTGGCACGGAAGGTGCGGCGTGCGGGGCAGGACATTCGCCTCACCGCGCGCGAGTTCGCGCTGTTGCAATTCTTGCTGGAGCACCAGGGCGAGGTGGTCTCGCGCACGCAGATCGTGGAGAACGTCTGGGAGCACGACTTCGAGACGTTCTCGAACGTGGTGGAGGTCTACATCCGCTACGTGCGCAACAAGGTGGACGCGCCCTTTGGACGGCGCCTCATCCACACCGTGCGGGGCGTCGGGTACGTGCTCCGGAGCGAGGCATGATGTTGTTGCTCAGCGTGGTGCTCGCGGCGGAGACGCCGCCGGGCTTCACGCGTCGCGAGGCGCTGGATCGCGCCGCGCAGCACGGGCCGGAGCTCATCGCCTCGGGGAAAGCCCTCGCGGTGTCCGAGGCGGGCGTGCGCACCGCGGCGGCCTGGCCGAATCCAACGCTCGGCGTGAGCTACGGCCCCGACGAGCCCAAGCTCTTCGGCACCGTGGATCAGAAGTTCCCCATCTTCGGCCAGCGGGGCGCGGCCATCGACGCGGCGCGCGCCGACCTGGACGCCGCCAAGGCCGCGCTCGCGGCCGAGCGGCTGGACGGGCTGGTGACCGTGGACCGCGCGTATACCGCGCTGGCCGCGGCCGTGGCCCAGGTGGACGTCTCGCTCGATGCGGCGAGCCTGGCGCGGCAGCTCGTGGACAAGACCAAGGGACGGGTGGACGCGCACCAGGCACCGGAGCTCGAGCTCGAGGAGGCGCAGCTCGCTGCGAAGCGCGCGGAGCAGGACGCGGTGGACCGCGCAGCCCTCGTCGAAGGCGCACGCGCGCGCCTGGCAGCGCTCCTGGGCCTCGCAATCGCGCCCGGCGTGGATCCCAAAGACGCCCTGCTCCCCATGCCGGCGCTTCCGGCGCCGTCGAACGAGGAACCGCCGCAAGTGCGAGTGTCCGAGGCCACGCGGGTGGCCGCCGAGCGCAAGGCCGACCGCGAGCGCGCAGCGATTCGACCGACGCCCGAGGTGACCGTGGAGCTCGAGCGCCTCGGGAGCGACACCGGACCCACCGTCTTCGGCGTCCGCGGAACGGTGGCGGTGGACGTGCCCGCGTTCTCGCAGAACGGCGGCAACGTGGCCGCGCAGGTGGCCCAGGCGGACCAGGCCAGCGCGCGGGCCAACGCAGCGCGCGCGCACTTCGAGGCCGAGCGCGCGGCGGCGCTGGCCAGGTGGCGGGCCGCGGTGGCGCGGGCGCAGTTCGAGGTCGCCGAGGACGTCCCGGTGGCCGTGCGGGTGCGGGACCTCGCGCGCGCCGCGCAGGAGAAGGGGAAGATCCCGCTCATCGCGCTCATCGCCGCGGAGACCGATGTGAGCCACAGCCGGGCCGCCGCCATCGACGCGCAGGCCGCCGTCTGGGACGCGCGCGACGACCTGCTCGCGGCCACCGGCGGCACGCCCTGAGAGGGCGGTCGGCGACAATTGAATTCAATAGTCCTCAACAGTACCCGGGCGCGATGGCAAGCCATCTGAGCGTGTCTACGTTTGGAGGGCGATGACCACTGAGACCCTCGAGCACCGTCCGTTCCACCTCTCCGTCAACTTCGATCGATGGGTGGATCTGTTTTCGGTGGTGCTCATCTCTTTCGCCACGCTGCTGACGGCCTGGTGCAGCTACCAATCGTCGAGCTGGGGAAACATCCAGGCCAAGCGCTACGCCGAGGCCGAGAGCCTCCGCATCCAGGCCTCGACCGAGCAGGACGACGCCAACTCCCGCACCGCGATCGACGTGGGGCTCTTCGTGCAGTACCTCTCGGCGCGCTCGGCGGGTCGCAACGAGTTCTCCGATTTCCTCCGCAACCACTTCCCGCCCGAGCTCAAGCAGGCCACGACCGAGTGGGAGGCCACGAACCCCGAGAGGAATCCGTCGGCGCCCAACTCACCGTTCGCGATGCCTTCGTTCAAGCTCGAGCCTCGACTCCGGGCCGAGGAGGCCACGCGCGCGGCGAACACGGCCTTCCTGTCCGGGATCCAGGCCAACACGCACTCCGACGACTACGTGCTGGTGACCGTGCTCTTCGCCTCCGTCTCCTTCCTCGGCGGCGTGGGCGGCAAGCTCCGCTTTCCGTTCCACATCCTGTTGCTGGGCTTCGGCCTGCTGCTCCTCCTCGTGGCCGGGGCCATGCTCACCCGGCTGCCGGCCTCACCGTTCAAGCCGCTGGCCGCCAAGATCGAAGGGTAGCTGGCGCCCTTCCGCTGCCCTCGGCGGCGCGGCTCGCTCGCACGCCTGCCCTCCGCGCGCCTGCTCCCTCGTCCGGGGCTTGTGGCCTCGCCAACGAGGCTGCATCTCGTACCCGGAGGCCGAGGGGCCTGGCGCCCCAGGAGGAAGCACATGAAGGCACTTTCGCTGGGCGTGCTGGCGACCTGCGCTGCAGGGCTGTTCATGGTGAGGCCTGCGCAGGCGGCCGTGTTCACGCTGGATCCCAACTATCTCGACGACTACAGCACCCGCTTGAACATGAACGCGGGCGCAGGCGTGGCGAGCTTCACCGGCGACCTCGGAGATCGCACCAACACCGGCCCGAGCTGGCTGGCGCGCGGCACGTACGACCTCACGTCATCGGTGGGCGTGGAAGGCACGTACCTGGGTGCGCACAACGGCATCGACGATACCCGCCTGCCCACCGCGCAAGGCATCACCACCACCAGCTTGCAGGCCGCGCTGAAGCTGGGCGCGCCGCTGCTCGTCGGCTCGGTGTTCTTCAAGCCCTACGTCTCCGGCGGCGTGGGCGCGGCGTACTACGGCGTCTCGGGCAACTCGAACAACCTCTACGGCTCGGACAGCGCGCTCGAGTTTCCGCTCGCGGCCGGCGCGGATGCGTTCGTCTCGCACAACGTCTCGCTGGGCGCGCGCTTCGACTGGATGGTGAACGCCGCCAACCGCGTGAGCGCCGAGGGCGGCGGCAACCAGATCAACATCTCGGGCATGGTGGGTTACCACTACTGAGTTTCGACCCGGCGCACTTTGCAAATTCTGTCGCGCCGGACTGAATTGTCGATTGTTGATTTACCCGCGGCATCGACGCCGGTTGAGCTAGACAGTTGGGGCCGGCGATTCGTCGCCGGCCCCAACGCCGCGAGGTCGCCCGTGCGAAAAGAGCTCTTCGTCGTTTGCCTCGCTGCCGCCGCCTGCACCAGCTCGCCCACCTCCAGCGGCAGCACGGGAAGCGGCACGTCGGGGGCCGGAACGAGCGCCACCACTTCGTCGACGTCGAGCGCGTCCGCGGGATCGACGTCCATCACCGGCACGTCCTCCAGCTCGTCCGATTCCTCCAGCGCGAGCGGATCGACAGGAACCTCGAGCAGCAGCAGCTCGAGCAACAGCAGCTCGAGCAGCAGCAGCTCGAGCAGCAGCAGCTCGAGCAGCAGCAGCTCATCGTCGAGCTCGGGGAGCGGGAGCTCGACCGCGGGGACCTTCGGCTCGACGTCGACCTCGGGCTCGAGCGGCAGCAGCGGCCTCGCCGCGCTCGACAGCGACACCATCGTCTTCAACTCCAACCGCACCGGCAACGGCGAGATCTTCTCCGCGCGTTCGGACGGCTCGCAGCTCACGCAGATCACCAGCAACCCGGGCTTCAACGCGTGGTGGCCGCGGCTGCGCCCGGATCGCAAGGCGCTCCTCTACTACCGCTGCCCGTCGCACTTCCCCGACGGCGGCAACGCAGGCGAGGACTACCCGAGCGCGAGCCTCTGGACGGTCAACGTGGATGGCACGGGCGCCACCGAGCTGCGCCCGGTGCGCCAGGACGGCTGGCTCTTCCAGGCGCACGCGGAGTGGTCGCCCGACGGCAACCAGCTCGTGCACTGCGCGCTCCCCACGCGCGATGCGGGCGCGCCGAACTTCTTCGCCACGGTGCTCTACGTCACCGACGCGCAGGGCGCGAACCCGCGGCCCATCGCCGACACCGGCGGGTGGAACTGCGATCCCTCCTGGTCGCCGGACGGGAGCACCGTCATCTTCAACCACTGCGACCCGGTGACCTGCGCCGCCAACAAGCCTGCCTTCGACATCTATACAGTTTCGTCCGACGGCGGGCCGATCACGCGGCTCACGCAGAACGCCGTCCCCGACTACGACCCGTACTACTCGCCCGACGGCTCGACGATCGCCTGGCTCCAGGAATCGGATCCGAGCGGGAACGCCGTGGGCAGCGTCACGCTCGGCCGCTGGGGCATCTACCTGATGGCGCCAGACGGCAGCGCGCAGCACGCGCTCATCGACGACGGTGCCATCAACAGCAAGCCGGGCTGGTCGGTGAATCAATCGACGATCTTCTTCCACCGCATGGTGCCCTCGGCCGCGAACTTCACCTTCAACATCTTCTCCATCCAGCTCGACGGCGGCGGGCTCACGAGCCTGCAACCGGGCTCGACCGCGTCGAACGAGTACCCGACCAATCGCTGAGCGCGCTGCCCGAGGCGTGTCGGGCCGCGGGGCCATTCCTAAGGTGACGCCGTCGAGGAGGACTCGAATGCACACCTGGACTGTGAAGAAATGGCTCGCGGTGGCGTTGGCCGCAGGCGGGCTGGCGACCGTGGCTCCCACCGCCCGCGCGGACACCGCACCCCAAGAGGCCAGCCAGCGGTACAGCGTGACCTGGACGGAGGGCACCAACCTCATCGTCACTGACAACGCCACGCATACTTTGTATTACTATACAGTCGACAAGAATGAGCCGGCCGGCTCGCCGCTCAAGCTCCGCGGCTCGCTCGATCTGAACCAGATCGGCCAGCAGACGATCACGCCGAAGACGTTCAACCTGCCGGCGCAGAAACCCGGGACGTAACGCCATGAAGCGCCTCCTGGGAGCGATGGCGGCTCTGGCCGTCGTGGCCGCAGCCGGCTCCGCCTCGGCGGTGGTGAGCTCGCGCACGGCCACCAACCCGTACACCGGCAAGAGCGCCACGGTGACGCGCGCCTACAACCCGTACACGGGCACGTCGGCGGCCCACGTCTCCGGCTACAACGCGTACACCGGCACATCGACCTCGAAGTCCGCGGCATACAACCCGTACGTCGGCGGCGCGTCGCGAAGCACGACCTACAACCCATATGTCGGCGGCGTGCGCACCGGCTACAACTACGGCTACCGCTACTGACCGCGCGTTCCATCGTAGAGTGATCCCTCGCCCAGTTCGGGGGATCGCATGGCCAACAGTCAGGACCTTCTCAAGCGCGCCGCCAAGGCCGAAGCCGACGGCCAGCTCGGCGACGCCGCGGTGCTCTTCGAGCGCGCCGGCGACACCGAGCACGCCATCGCCACCTACAAGAAGGCCGGCAACGTGGATCGTGCCGCGGTGCTCCTCGACTCCACCGGCCGCGGCAAGGAGGCCGCCGCGCTGCTCGCGTCGGTGGGCCAGTTCGAGAAGGCCGCGCTGCTCTACGAGAAGACGAAGGACTACGCCAAGGCCGCCGCCGCGCTGCTCCGCGCCAACCACCGCGAGCGCGCCGCCGCCATGTACGAGCGCGCCGAGAACTTCGAGGACGCCGCGAAGATCTACCAATCGCTCGGCAACCACCGGAAGGCGATGCAGCTCTACGGCCAGGCCGGCAACGAAGCCAAGGTGAGCGAGCTGCAGGCGCAGGTGCAACCCGAGCCCGGCGCCGAGCAGCAGGCCGCGCAGGGCGTGATGGCCCACATGGACGTGGCCGCGAGCGGCTACGTCGACTCCGCGCGGCTCGTGGAAGGCATCGCCGCCCTGCTCCGCGCCGGCCGCCAGCAGGACGCGGCCAAGGTCTACGAGACCTGCCAGGAGGACATTGGCTACAACATCATCGCTGCCGTCGCGGGCGATCCGCCCACCGAGCTCAAGGCCGCGGAGATGTTCTTCCTCGCCAAGGACTACGGAAAGGCCGGCCAGCTCCTCGAGAACCACGAGGAGTACGAGCGCGCGGGCATGGTGTACGAGCGCGGCGACGACTTCTACATGGCCGGCGAGATGTACGTGCGCGCGGGCAACAAGGCCAAGGCCGCCGAGATGTTCGAGAAGCACGGCGACTACCAGCACGCCGCCGAGTTCTACCTGGCCGTGAACAACTTCGAGAAGGCCGCGGAGAACTTCGAGCGCTCGGTGAACCACTTCGTGGCCGGCAAGCTTTACTTCCGCATGAACAAGATGAACAAGTCGATTCAGCTCCTGCAGAAAGTTCAGAAGAGCGAGTCGCAGTACTTTGAAGCCGCGCGCATCATCGGCGAGATCCTCTCGGCAAACGGATATCTCGATCTCGCGGTTAAAAAGTATATGGAAGTCGTGCAGAGCGCCGAGCTCACCAAGGACACCGCGCCCGTCTTCTACAACCTGGGCAAGACGCTCGAGCAGCGCGGCGAATCGGCGCAGGCGCTCGGCCTCTACCAGAAGCTCGCCGGCTGGCAGTTCGATTACGAGGACGTGGCCGCCCGCATCAAGGCGCTCGCCTCCGCCCCCGCCAAGGCGGCGCCTGCGCCCGCCGCGCCGGCTGCACCCGCTGCGGACGCGCTCGGCCTTGGCGGCGACGGCCCGCCCGGCGAGGGCAAGCTCGTGGCCATGATGGACGGCTTCGAGTTCTTGAAGGGCACGCCGCTCTTCCGCGATCTCTCGCTCGAGGAGATGAAGGCCGTGTACCACGCATGCGAGACGCGCAAGTTCAAGGCCGGCGAGGTGATCATCGAGCAGGACACGCCCGGCCAGGCGCTCTACGTGCTGCGCAAGGGCTCGGCGCGCGTGCTCCGTGTGGCCAATGGCAAGGAAGAAGCCGTGGCGCGCATGGGCCCCGGCTCGCCCGCCGGTGAGATGTCGCTGGTCGACGACTCGCCCACCAGCGCGCGCGTGGTGGCCGAGGTGGAGGTCGAGGCCTTCTGCATCACGCGCTCCAACTTCGAGCGGCTCATGCACTTGAACGAGCGCATGGCGCTCAAGATCTACCGGTTCTTCGTGCAGACGCTCTCCAAGCGCCTGCGCAACACCAGCGAGAACCTCGCCAAGGCCAGCGCCGCACGCGCCAGCGCTTAACCAGGTTGTTACATCAGAGCCCGAGCTCGGCGCGGATCTCCGCGATCGGCTTGCCGCCGAAGCGCGCCTTGGCCTCGTCGGCGTTGGAGAACGAGCGCGTGGACATGCGGTCCACGTAGAGCGTGCCGTTCAGGTGATCCACCTCGTGCTGCAGGATGCGCGCGGGCCAGCCGCGCACGCGCCAGGTGACGGGCGCGCCGTGCTCGTCGAGGCCGCTCACCTCCACCTCCAGCGCGCGCTCCACCAGCCCCACGTAGCCGTTCACGCTCAAGCAGCCTTCGAAGAACGTGGCCTTCTCGCTGCCGATGGGCTGCAGCACGGGGTTCACGAACACGCGCGGCGTGAAGGGCGCTCGATCGCGCTCGTGCAGTTCCTGCGGTGTGAGCTTGGCCTGGTACTCCGCGCGATCCTCGAGGACGATCACGCGCCAGGGCACGCCGACCTGCGGCGCCGCGAGGCCCACGCCCGGCGCGTGCCGCATGGTGGCGATCATCTTCGCCACCAGCCCTTGAAACTCCGGCGTTGCGATCTTCTCCGGCGGCACCTCGTTGGCCCGCGCGCGAAGCACGGGCGTCCCCGCTTGCACGATATGCTCGACGTCCATGAAGGGCTCCCGGTGGGTAGTGATGGGTGCGCGCGGCGCCGCGGTCGCACAACCCACGAGCAGCACGCCCAGCAGCGCAATGTTTCGAATTTCAAAGTTCATATCGTCGAACACCGTCCTACGACACAGACCCCAAACGCCCAAACGGATCAAGGACGTGGTGGAGATGGCAGGCGATTCAAAGCGCCGACTCTCGACATCCTGGATCAACCTGTAGCACCCCAGAATTGCTCCCATTGGCGATTGGGTTAGCCTCGAAGTACGCCCATGGCCGAAAGTTCCGGCAACCGGACGTATTCCGATCTGCCGCCCGGCTCCACGCTGGGCCGGTACGCCATTGTCGAGCGCATCGGCGGCGGCGGCATGGCCGACATCTACCTGGCCAAGCAGAACGGCCCGCGCGGCTTCGAGCGGGTGGTCGCGCTCAAGGTGATGAAGGACACCGAGGCCGAGAGCAACGACTTCACGGACATGTTCCTCGACGAGGCGCGCATCGCGGCGCAGCTCTCGCACCCGAACATCGTGCAGATCTACGACTTTGGCCAGGCCACCGGGCGGCTCTTCATCGCCATGGAGTACCTGGCGGGGCCCACGCTGGGCGCGGTGCTGCGCCGGCCCGACGCCGCGCGCGATCCGCTGCCCTTCCACCTCGGCGCGCAGGCCGTGGCCGCGGCGGCCGGTGCGCTCGACTTCGCGCACAAGCGCAAGGACTCCGCGGGGCGGCCGCTGAACATCGTCCACCGCGACGTCTCGCCAGATAACCTGGTGGTTACATTTGACGGCACCGTGAAGGTGCTCGACTTCGGCATCGCCAAGGCCGAGCGCCGCTACGCGCAGACCGCTGCCGGCCTGGTGAAGGGCAAGCTGGGCTACATGGCGCCGGAGCAGCTCCGCGGCCTGGAGCTCGACGGCCGCGCCGACGTGTACTCGCTCGGCGTGGTGCTCTTCGAGGCGCTCTCGGGCGCGCACCCCTTCGACCGTCGGCAGGAAGCGGCGGTGGCCTACGTGACCCGGGGCGGTCCGCCGCCGCGAGCGCGCGCCCGCAACTTCGCCGTGCCCGAGGCCCTCGACGAGCTCACCGCGGCCGCGATGGCGCGCGACGCGGACGCCCGCCTGCGCTCTGCCGCCGAGCTGCAGCGGCTCCTCGAGCTCTGGATTCGAGAGAAGGTGCCCGCAGGCGCGGAGAGCTGGGAGCACTGGCTCGGGCTGCGCTTCGGCGCACAGCGCGACGAGCGCGCCGAACGGCTGCACACCCTCACCGGCGACGGGCTGCAGATCTCGGTGGAGGAGCCGGAGGGCGAGGATCGAACCGTCCGCGGGAAGCCCGCGCGCTCCACCCCTGTGCCGCCCGCGCCACCGCCGCCGCCGCGACCGTCGACCTCGCCCACCACCCCGGGCTCGCCGTTCAAGGCGAAGCTGCCGCCCAAGCCGCCGGAGCAGTCGAGCCCGTCGATCACCTTCACCAACCCGCGCAACACGGAGCAGTCGGATCCGTCGATCACCTCGCCCGTAGGCCGGCCGAAGTCGGATCCGGCCAAGCCGCTCCTCACTGCGAAGGGGCCGCCGCCTCCGCCCGTGCAATCGGATCCGGTGATCACCGTCGCGGCCAGCCCGCCGCCCGTCCATTCGGATCCCGTGATCACCGTCGCGGCCAGTCCTGCGTCGAAGCCGGTGGTGCTCCCGGACCTCGAGACCGTTCCGCCCACGGCGCCACCCGCTGCGGGCGACGACGGCGACGATGGCGACACCGACGTCTCCAAGCCGAACCGTCTGCCGCGGCCGCAGAAGACGCCGGCGAGGCCGCAGCCTGCGCCGCTGCAGCGCAAACCGGCCGT is a genomic window containing:
- a CDS encoding PD40 domain-containing protein, with translation MRKELFVVCLAAAACTSSPTSSGSTGSGTSGAGTSATTSSTSSASAGSTSITGTSSSSSDSSSASGSTGTSSSSSSSNSSSSSSSSSSSSSSSSSSSSSSGSGSSTAGTFGSTSTSGSSGSSGLAALDSDTIVFNSNRTGNGEIFSARSDGSQLTQITSNPGFNAWWPRLRPDRKALLYYRCPSHFPDGGNAGEDYPSASLWTVNVDGTGATELRPVRQDGWLFQAHAEWSPDGNQLVHCALPTRDAGAPNFFATVLYVTDAQGANPRPIADTGGWNCDPSWSPDGSTVIFNHCDPVTCAANKPAFDIYTVSSDGGPITRLTQNAVPDYDPYYSPDGSTIAWLQESDPSGNAVGSVTLGRWGIYLMAPDGSAQHALIDDGAINSKPGWSVNQSTIFFHRMVPSAANFTFNIFSIQLDGGGLTSLQPGSTASNEYPTNR
- the def gene encoding peptide deformylase, producing the protein MDVEHIVQAGTPVLRARANEVPPEKIATPEFQGLVAKMIATMRHAPGVGLAAPQVGVPWRVIVLEDRAEYQAKLTPQELHERDRAPFTPRVFVNPVLQPIGSEKATFFEGCLSVNGYVGLVERALEVEVSGLDEHGAPVTWRVRGWPARILQHEVDHLNGTLYVDRMSTRSFSNADEAKARFGGKPIAEIRAELGL
- a CDS encoding response regulator transcription factor, producing MALLCVEDELRVRAFVSRGLREEGYVVLEAGDAAAARELLQREAVELVLLDWMLPGTSGLDLLKQLRAEGAMVPVVMLTARDALADRVAALNSGADDYLTKPFAFDELLARVRAVLRRVQGRAETELKCADLVLDPVARKVRRAGQDIRLTAREFALLQFLLEHQGEVVSRTQIVENVWEHDFETFSNVVEVYIRYVRNKVDAPFGRRLIHTVRGVGYVLRSEA
- a CDS encoding protein kinase — its product is MAESSGNRTYSDLPPGSTLGRYAIVERIGGGGMADIYLAKQNGPRGFERVVALKVMKDTEAESNDFTDMFLDEARIAAQLSHPNIVQIYDFGQATGRLFIAMEYLAGPTLGAVLRRPDAARDPLPFHLGAQAVAAAAGALDFAHKRKDSAGRPLNIVHRDVSPDNLVVTFDGTVKVLDFGIAKAERRYAQTAAGLVKGKLGYMAPEQLRGLELDGRADVYSLGVVLFEALSGAHPFDRRQEAAVAYVTRGGPPPRARARNFAVPEALDELTAAAMARDADARLRSAAELQRLLELWIREKVPAGAESWEHWLGLRFGAQRDERAERLHTLTGDGLQISVEEPEGEDRTVRGKPARSTPVPPAPPPPPRPSTSPTTPGSPFKAKLPPKPPEQSSPSITFTNPRNTEQSDPSITSPVGRPKSDPAKPLLTAKGPPPPPVQSDPVITVAASPPPVHSDPVITVAASPASKPVVLPDLETVPPTAPPAAGDDGDDGDTDVSKPNRLPRPQKTPARPQPAPLQRKPAVIDDDDDNIPTQAWAPNIPKELLFGYGKSQPGEDKNEPTGARPLSPEMLGAIKKVRSERPDTVPQAPAAKPSSRPTFEEENDDHEPQKNGWPAWLILLCIAGVGTLVAAMIYALRSTLPVPMIMQQQKTGRVAIHSSPPGASVSVDDVARGKAPLELELSLGTHHLVAHFDDAGEASSEVELVAGGEERNVELEPPVPEVVDAGPPDAGAPDAGRPDAGALEDAKADPHAGTLNLDTTPWTNVAEGKTQLGKTPLSGVQLAAGTHKLRLVNPDKHLDRTLKVTIKAGQVTTQRVKLK
- a CDS encoding outer membrane beta-barrel protein: MKALSLGVLATCAAGLFMVRPAQAAVFTLDPNYLDDYSTRLNMNAGAGVASFTGDLGDRTNTGPSWLARGTYDLTSSVGVEGTYLGAHNGIDDTRLPTAQGITTTSLQAALKLGAPLLVGSVFFKPYVSGGVGAAYYGVSGNSNNLYGSDSALEFPLAAGADAFVSHNVSLGARFDWMVNAANRVSAEGGGNQINISGMVGYHY
- a CDS encoding cyclic nucleotide-binding domain-containing protein; amino-acid sequence: MANSQDLLKRAAKAEADGQLGDAAVLFERAGDTEHAIATYKKAGNVDRAAVLLDSTGRGKEAAALLASVGQFEKAALLYEKTKDYAKAAAALLRANHRERAAAMYERAENFEDAAKIYQSLGNHRKAMQLYGQAGNEAKVSELQAQVQPEPGAEQQAAQGVMAHMDVAASGYVDSARLVEGIAALLRAGRQQDAAKVYETCQEDIGYNIIAAVAGDPPTELKAAEMFFLAKDYGKAGQLLENHEEYERAGMVYERGDDFYMAGEMYVRAGNKAKAAEMFEKHGDYQHAAEFYLAVNNFEKAAENFERSVNHFVAGKLYFRMNKMNKSIQLLQKVQKSESQYFEAARIIGEILSANGYLDLAVKKYMEVVQSAELTKDTAPVFYNLGKTLEQRGESAQALGLYQKLAGWQFDYEDVAARIKALASAPAKAAPAPAAPAAPAADALGLGGDGPPGEGKLVAMMDGFEFLKGTPLFRDLSLEEMKAVYHACETRKFKAGEVIIEQDTPGQALYVLRKGSARVLRVANGKEEAVARMGPGSPAGEMSLVDDSPTSARVVAEVEVEAFCITRSNFERLMHLNERMALKIYRFFVQTLSKRLRNTSENLAKASAARASA
- a CDS encoding TolC family protein, which produces MMLLLSVVLAAETPPGFTRREALDRAAQHGPELIASGKALAVSEAGVRTAAAWPNPTLGVSYGPDEPKLFGTVDQKFPIFGQRGAAIDAARADLDAAKAALAAERLDGLVTVDRAYTALAAAVAQVDVSLDAASLARQLVDKTKGRVDAHQAPELELEEAQLAAKRAEQDAVDRAALVEGARARLAALLGLAIAPGVDPKDALLPMPALPAPSNEEPPQVRVSEATRVAAERKADRERAAIRPTPEVTVELERLGSDTGPTVFGVRGTVAVDVPAFSQNGGNVAAQVAQADQASARANAARAHFEAERAAALARWRAAVARAQFEVAEDVPVAVRVRDLARAAQEKGKIPLIALIAAETDVSHSRAAAIDAQAAVWDARDDLLAATGGTP